One Candidatus Sericytochromatia bacterium genomic window, GCATTCGAGCCCGTAAGTGACCACCGGGCAGGTTGCGGCCTGGACGAACAGCGGCCCCTGAGGGTCGTCGAGGTTGACCACCGCCACGCGGGGCGCGACCCCGGTCGCATCTGCCGTCATCAGGCGCCGTTTGGTGGCGGCGTACTGCTCCATCGTTCCGTGATAGTCCAGATGGTCCCGCGTCAGGTTCGTAAAGACCGCCACCTGGTACTCACAGGCATACACGCGCGCCTGCTCGATGGCGTGCGAGGAAACCTCCATGGCCACCGCCGCGGCACCCGCGTCGGCCAGTTGTTTCAAGACGCCCTGCAGTTCAGGCGCCTGAGGCGTGGTAAAGCCCGTCACCAAGCGGTGCTCCTTGAACTCCGCACCGAGCGTGCCGATCAACCCCGTCGCCAGACCGGCCTCGTTGAGCAGCGAGCGGATCAGGAAGGTGGTGGTGGTTTTCCCATTGGTTCCGGTCACCCCGATCAACTGGAGACGACGGCTGGGATGTCCTGCCAGATGGGCCGCCAGGCGCGCCATGGCCACCCGTGTGTCCGCCACCGGCCAGCAAGGCAAGGGAACCTCGCCGGCGAACTCAGCAGCCCAGGCGCGGCTGACGATCGCCCCCGTCGCCCCCCCCAAGGCTGCCTGCCCGAGGAACTGGTGGCCGTCTACCCGTGTTCCTGGCATGGCACTGAAAAGGTCACCGTGACGGGCTTGACGGGCGTCATGCACGACCCTTTTGAGCTCCAGCACGTCACCTTGGATGGCAGGTCCGATCGGGTCATCGGAAGCAATCAGCCGCTTCAATTCCTGAATCTGCAAAGGTTCACCCTCCGGTTATCTGGACGCTCCATTGCGCCACGGCCGCTTCACGCGGGGCAGGCAGGATGATACCCCTTTCCAGGCCTTCCAGCCAAGGCGATGGGGACCTGCCGAGGGGCCCCCATCGGCCTCAGAAATGACCGTCAGGATGAAAGTGGCGAGCCCGACCGGGAAACTGGCTGTGCGGGACGGACTGGCGAAGCGGAGGCGGCGGAACCCGCGTCACAAGGTCTGCAAGAACAGCCACCATCAACTGGGTGGTGGAAGTCAAAAAGTCGAGGTTCAAGGTGCTGAAGGTATCCGTTTTGCGATGGTAGTGGGGCGTGGTGTCCCCCCCAACCCATTCCTCGCACATCCCGACAGACGCAAATCCCTGCTGCCGGAAGGCCACGTGGTCCGTGTCGCCCGAACTGGTGCGCACCAGCGGCAGATTGAGACCATGGGAGCGATTCACCATCTGGTAATAATCCCAGAGTTGACCGTCCGGCCGCTCGATTTCCACCGCACCGTCTCGGTCCGCGTCGAAACCGATCATGTCGGCCGTATGGGCGGAGGTCAGGTTCAGACGTTGTTTGCGCAGGTCCTTGGCCAGAGCCTGGCTCCCCACCAAACCCAGTTCTTCTTCATCAAAAAAAGCGAACAACACGTTCACCTTCCGCCCCTGACATTGTCGCATCACGGTCGCCGCCTCGAGCACGGCGGCACTGCCGGACCCATTGTCATCGGCTCCGGCGTTGCGCACGGAATCCAGATGGGCCCCGAGCAAGATCCACTCGTCCGATGGCTCATCGGCCAGCAGGCGCGCCAGCACATTCTCACCATGGTTGCGATAACGATGGGACTCCACCGAGTAACCTTGCGCCTGAAGGGTCTCCGTGATCATCTGGCGTGTCAGGGCGCGCCCCTGCACGGAGCCTCGCTCGGGAATCGTGATGGTGGGCGTGAAGGTGCTGGCCCCACTCAGGACGGACAGACGGGTTCCGAGTCGGTCTCGACTGACCGCCTGTTCCAGCCGCGCAAGCTTGGCCGAAATGCCTACGCCGATAGAGCGCTGAGCCGACGGCGAACGCAGCAGGGGCGCCGTGGTGCAAGCCGACAAGGCCACCACAAGCGCAGATGCCACCCAAGGGAGCAAGACGGAGGACGCGACACGCATTCAGGGAACCTCTCTCTCACAGGCTCCCTGATTAATAACACGTTTCCCCTAAATTAACCAGCCCTTAAACTAGACCCGTCAATTCGCGGATCGCTCTGCTGGTTTCCCATCACGCTCGACGCAGAGGAATTCAGACACCCGAAGGCGTTCGCAGCCGGCGACATCAAAACGTGTGCGGTTCCCCCGAAAAAGGGCTATCGGAGGCGATACGGTCAAGGTCCGACTCAGTCGGGCCGCTACCAGTTGCGCCTCAGCCAGTTCCACACGCCGGGTTGCGAGGCCTTCAAGCTTAACCCAGCGGATGCCAGTTCCTCGCGGGCCTGCCCCAGCGCGGCCAGAGCCCGGTCACGCTCCACTTCCAGCACCCGTTCGTTCAAACGAGAGTCCGCCAGCGTCTGCTCCGACTCGGCCAGCCGGCTCGCCATACGCTGACGCTCGAGTTGCAGGTGTTTGACCTCCGCCTCTAGCTTTCCGATGCGGTAGCCCGCCTGCGCGTAACGTTCGGTCAGTTGGGCATGGGCCTGCAGGGCCTCGGCCATCTTGGCCAACATCGCACTGGGGCTTTGCCCGCTGGAACGGGCGGGCGGTTCCTGAAGCGCCGCAGCGGCCACCGCCCCTTGCTCCCGCGCCGAGGCCACCTCACCTCCAGCAGCAGCCTGGGGGGATGCAGGCGCAGACACCAGTTCAGGGCTGTCCGAGACGGAAGCAGGGGGCGTCAGTTCCTCCTGGGCCTCCTGATCGGGTACGAAGCCGCTGACACGCACCAAGGGCTCACTCACGGCCTCCAATGGCTCCTGATCCCAACCTTGGTCGTGGTGCCCGTCCTTCGTCTTGGCTTTCGTGCGCCAGGATTCATTCAGGGCCCCAAGCCATTGGTGGGCACGTTCTTTCAGGGACAGGGGAGCGCCTGGTTCGGTAGCGACGGTGGCTTGGTGCACGGCAGTCTGTTCCTCAGATTCCCATTCAACCGAATGGGCGGGGCCATCAGGGCCCATGTTGCCGTGGGGACGGTCTGCGTGTCCGTGATTTGCAACGACCTCCTTCCGCGAGGGAAGTCAAAAAAAAACACCCCTCAGCGGGGTGTCACTCAACGCGCCAAAACGAGCACAGAGCTTGGAAGTGGCACTGACTGGACTCGAACCAGTGACACCCCGGGTATGAACCGAGTGCTCTAACCAACTGAGCTACAGTGCCGTCGCTGCCCAATGATATCAGACGAGCCGCCCACGTCAAGCAGCGACAGGTGCCGGGTGTGCTGTCAGCAGCGTTTCAGCCCGAACCCGGGAGAAAGTCCGTCCCCCCCGTCGCGCCCTCCCGGCCGGTGATCCGCTTGAGCAAGCCGAACAGCATACGAACGGTCTCCTGCCCCTCTGCGATCTTGGCCTGTAACTCGCCCGCCTTCGGATGCGCCTTGGGAATGCGGGCCAGGACCTTTCGACGCTCTTGCAACAGGCGCAGCTGGTAGGCACGCTCATCCGACACGACCTTGTACATGAAGGCCGGGTCTTGCATCTGAGGAATCTTGAAATCGCCTCGGGCAAAATCACGCGCCATCGCGAGTCTCCGCGGCGAAAGCTGTGATTCGGGAGGTCCTGCGCTGCCCAGTTCAGCCGTGGAGGGCTGCTTGTTCAACTCCTGCGTGTTGCCTGGCCCAGCGGTCGAAAGAAACGCATCCTTGGCCAGCGAGGCGGAAGAAGAGCGCCGGGGACGCGGGGCATCTGCCTTGCTGCCCGAGAGAACAGCCGCATCGACCGCGTCCTTGAGTTTTTCAAAGAGTCCCTTCTGCTTCTCGGATGCCACGAGGCCCCCCTGGAACGCACGGCCAAGCCTCTTGTACCCTCGACGCATGAAAAAACCGCCACGGACACGTGGCGGCCAGGTTTTCAGCGCGAAACGACGGAGTCAGCTACGGTCTGCTGTTATAAAACGCCAGGGCGTATTTGGTCAGAGGGCCCAGAACACTGTCCACCTGCAGGGGGCTGATACCGCTGTCGCGAGCGACCTTACCGGCATCAGAGGCCAGCCAGTTGTTGAACTTTTCCTGGAACGCCCGGGTTTCAGCCGGAGTCGTCGGCACCGAGACCGGAGCGGGCTTGGGCACCACCGGCGAAGCTGGGGCGGTGACGCGAGGCGCTTCGGGCGTCCCGGGAGCAGGTGCCGCTGGCGCGGTCCCGTTCGGGGCAATCCACTCGGCCACATCGCGACGGGCCTCCTTCTGGGCTTCATCAACGGCCTCAACGCCTCGACTCACGCCCTCCCGCACGGTCCTGGCCCCGGTTTCAAGGGCTTCTTCCGTCGCATCGACGGCGCGATCGACGCCGCGTTTCGTGGCGTCGTAAGCCTGCTTGGCACCCTGGTCGATGGGGTAGTCCAGCACCACGTTGGCCGCATCTGACACCGACTTGGCGGCCGCCTTGGTGGTTTCCGTCGCCACCTTGACGGAATCTTGAACGGTCTTGTTCTGGGCCAGGTCACGCACGATGAAGTAGGGGCCCGTGATGGGATTGGCATACTTCAACACGTTCCAGGCGGACTCCGCCATCCCTCGCAACGTCAAAGCCATGGGAACCATCCTCCTCAGCGAGACACCGTGACTTGGTGCCTATC contains:
- a CDS encoding UDP-N-acetylmuramoyl-L-alanyl-D-glutamate--2,6-diaminopimelate ligase, which codes for MQIQELKRLIASDDPIGPAIQGDVLELKRVVHDARQARHGDLFSAMPGTRVDGHQFLGQAALGGATGAIVSRAWAAEFAGEVPLPCWPVADTRVAMARLAAHLAGHPSRRLQLIGVTGTNGKTTTTFLIRSLLNEAGLATGLIGTLGAEFKEHRLVTGFTTPQAPELQGVLKQLADAGAAAVAMEVSSHAIEQARVYACEYQVAVFTNLTRDHLDYHGTMEQYAATKRRLMTADATGVAPRVAVVNLDDPQGPLFVQAATCPVVTYGLECGSAASLWADQIVSSSAGSHFTVNWQGQAIAMHVPIPGRFNVYNALAALATGLALGYPLPALASALARVPGVPGRVEVVTPPGHPFTVWVDYAHTPDGLENVLQAARALSPRRLSVVFGCGGDRDRTKRPMMGEVAARLADEAIVTSDNPRSEDAEAIAQEILLGMKQA
- a CDS encoding M28 family peptidase, which codes for MRVASSVLLPWVASALVVALSACTTAPLLRSPSAQRSIGVGISAKLARLEQAVSRDRLGTRLSVLSGASTFTPTITIPERGSVQGRALTRQMITETLQAQGYSVESHRYRNHGENVLARLLADEPSDEWILLGAHLDSVRNAGADDNGSGSAAVLEAATVMRQCQGRKVNVLFAFFDEEELGLVGSQALAKDLRKQRLNLTSAHTADMIGFDADRDGAVEIERPDGQLWDYYQMVNRSHGLNLPLVRTSSGDTDHVAFRQQGFASVGMCEEWVGGDTTPHYHRKTDTFSTLNLDFLTSTTQLMVAVLADLVTRVPPPPLRQSVPHSQFPGRARHFHPDGHF